In one window of Streptomyces sp. NBC_01224 DNA:
- a CDS encoding aldehyde dehydrogenase family protein → MTTPDHPVEHHVLNPATEELLATVPSTTAAEVDAAVVRAAAAQRTWAALAPADRARLLRRFATAVDGEAEQLARLEVQEAGHTLNNARWEAANVRDLLDYAAGGVERLAGRQIPVPGGLDITLLEPLGVIGVIAPWNFPMPIAAWGLAPALAAGNAVLLKPAETTPLTALRLARLALDAGLPDHLLQVLPGAGDVTGNALVEHPGVAKIVFTGSTRVGKQIMAKCADRVKRLTLELGGKSPNIVFADADIEAAAAAAPMAFLDNAGQDCCARTRILVQRSAYDRFLELLAPAIESVVVGDPSDENTRMGPLISRAQLERVRSYVPEDATALSGKAPEGPGFWFPPTVLTDVRPDSPVATEEVFGPVAVVLPFEDEADAVRLANATEYGLAGSIWTRDVGRALRVSQSVRAGNLSVNSHSSVRYWTPFGGYKQSGLGRELGPDALAAFTETKNVFISTEA, encoded by the coding sequence GTGACCACGCCCGACCACCCGGTGGAACACCACGTACTCAACCCGGCGACGGAGGAACTCCTCGCCACCGTCCCGTCCACCACCGCCGCCGAGGTCGACGCGGCAGTCGTCCGGGCCGCAGCCGCCCAGCGCACCTGGGCCGCCCTCGCCCCCGCCGACCGCGCCAGGCTGCTGCGCCGCTTCGCCACCGCCGTCGACGGCGAAGCCGAACAGCTGGCCCGACTGGAGGTCCAGGAGGCCGGCCACACCCTCAACAACGCCCGCTGGGAAGCGGCCAACGTCCGCGATCTGCTCGACTACGCCGCCGGGGGAGTGGAACGACTCGCCGGCCGGCAGATCCCCGTCCCCGGCGGACTCGACATCACCCTCCTCGAACCCCTCGGCGTCATCGGTGTGATCGCACCGTGGAACTTCCCCATGCCGATCGCCGCCTGGGGTCTCGCCCCCGCCCTGGCCGCCGGCAACGCCGTACTCCTCAAGCCCGCCGAGACGACCCCGCTCACCGCCCTGCGGCTGGCCCGGCTCGCCCTGGACGCGGGGCTTCCCGACCACCTTCTCCAGGTGCTGCCGGGTGCGGGCGACGTGACCGGAAACGCCCTGGTCGAGCACCCCGGCGTCGCCAAGATCGTCTTCACCGGCTCCACCCGGGTCGGCAAGCAGATCATGGCCAAGTGCGCCGACCGCGTGAAGCGGCTCACCCTCGAACTCGGCGGCAAGAGCCCCAACATCGTCTTCGCCGACGCCGACATCGAAGCCGCCGCAGCCGCCGCACCCATGGCGTTCCTGGACAACGCCGGCCAGGACTGCTGCGCCCGCACCCGCATCCTGGTCCAGCGATCCGCGTACGACCGCTTCCTGGAACTGCTGGCCCCCGCAATCGAATCGGTCGTGGTGGGCGACCCGTCCGACGAGAACACCCGGATGGGCCCGCTGATCTCCCGGGCGCAACTGGAACGGGTGCGCAGTTACGTCCCCGAGGACGCGACCGCCCTCAGCGGCAAAGCACCCGAAGGGCCCGGCTTCTGGTTCCCGCCGACCGTCCTCACCGACGTCCGCCCGGACTCACCCGTCGCCACCGAAGAGGTATTCGGGCCGGTCGCCGTCGTTCTTCCCTTCGAGGACGAGGCCGACGCCGTCCGGCTCGCCAATGCGACGGAGTACGGCCTCGCCGGGTCGATCTGGACCCGCGACGTGGGCCGCGCACTGCGTGTCTCGCAGTCGGTCCGGGCCGGGAACCTCTCCGTCAACTCCCACTCCAGCGTCCGCTACTGGACCCCGTTCGGCGGCTACAAACAGTCCGGACTCGGCCGCGAACTCGGCCCTGACGCGCTTGCCGCATTCACCGAAACCAAGAACGTCTTCATCAGCACGGAGGCCTGA
- a CDS encoding 3-oxoacyl-ACP reductase yields MTTTDSENICRRLVGRTAVITGAASGIGLATARRLASEGARVVCGDIDENAGKAAAEEVGGTFVRVDVTDPEQVEALFKTAFDTYGSVDIAFNNAGISPPDDDSILTTGLEAWKRVQDVNLTSVYLCCKAALPYMRRQRRGSIINTASFVAILGAATSQISYTASKGGVLAMSRELGVQFAREGIRVNALCPGPVNTPLLQELFAKDPERAARRLVHIPVGRFAEATEIAAAVAFLASDDSSFVNATDFLVDGGISGAYVTPL; encoded by the coding sequence ATGACCACCACCGACAGCGAGAACATCTGCCGCCGCCTGGTCGGCCGCACCGCCGTCATCACCGGAGCCGCCAGCGGCATCGGCCTGGCCACCGCACGCCGCCTGGCGTCGGAGGGCGCTCGTGTCGTCTGCGGCGACATCGACGAGAACGCGGGCAAGGCCGCGGCCGAGGAGGTCGGCGGCACGTTCGTGCGCGTCGACGTCACCGACCCCGAACAGGTCGAGGCGCTTTTCAAGACCGCGTTCGACACCTACGGCTCCGTCGACATCGCCTTCAACAACGCGGGCATCTCCCCGCCCGACGACGACTCCATCCTCACCACGGGGCTGGAGGCGTGGAAGCGCGTCCAGGACGTCAACCTCACCTCCGTCTACCTCTGCTGCAAGGCCGCCCTGCCCTACATGCGCCGCCAGCGCCGTGGCTCGATCATCAACACCGCGTCCTTCGTCGCGATCCTCGGAGCGGCCACCAGTCAGATCTCCTACACCGCGTCCAAGGGCGGCGTCCTCGCCATGTCCCGCGAACTCGGTGTGCAGTTCGCCCGCGAAGGCATCCGGGTCAACGCGCTGTGCCCGGGACCGGTCAACACCCCGCTGCTCCAGGAGCTGTTCGCCAAGGACCCGGAACGCGCGGCCCGCAGGCTCGTGCACATCCCGGTCGGGCGGTTCGCCGAAGCCACGGAGATCGCGGCAGCCGTCGCCTTCCTCGCGAGCGACGACTCCTCGTTCGTCAACGCCACCGACTTCCTCGTCGACGGCGGTATCTCGGGGGCGTACGTCACACCGCTCTAG
- a CDS encoding amino acid deaminase/aldolase, translating into MTARAADRTRYERATAHLDAPIAIVDLDAFDANADDLVRRAAGKPIRVASKSVRCRALLERVLARPGFAGIMSFTLAESLWLARAGFDDVLLAYPSADRSAFAELAADPKLAAAVTVMVDDHAQLELIDAARAGGREEIRVCLELDTSLQLLGGRIRIGALRSPLRSPAQLAELARSVARRPGFRLVGLMAYEGHIAGVGDSVAGRPLRSRAIRLMQAAGRKELAARRAEVVRAVRAVAPDLEFVNGGGTGSVQHTAAERAVTEIAAGSGLYVPRLFDNYTSFTARPAALFAQPVVRRPGVGVVTVLGGGYPASGPAGADRLPVPYLPEGLRYDPQEGPGEVQTPLLGAPADDLLIGDKVWFRHAKAGELCERFDELQLIEGDRVTAAVPTYRGEGRTFL; encoded by the coding sequence ATGACTGCCCGCGCTGCTGACCGGACCCGTTACGAACGGGCCACCGCTCATCTGGACGCCCCGATCGCCATCGTCGATCTCGATGCGTTCGATGCCAATGCCGACGACCTCGTCCGCCGGGCCGCAGGGAAGCCGATCCGGGTGGCAAGCAAGTCCGTGCGCTGCCGGGCCCTGCTGGAGCGGGTGCTCGCGCGGCCCGGGTTCGCCGGGATCATGTCGTTCACACTGGCCGAGTCGCTGTGGCTGGCGCGGGCCGGTTTCGACGACGTACTGCTGGCCTATCCGTCGGCCGACCGGTCCGCCTTCGCGGAGCTGGCCGCCGATCCGAAGCTGGCCGCCGCCGTGACGGTGATGGTGGACGATCACGCACAGCTGGAGCTGATCGACGCGGCACGGGCCGGTGGCCGCGAGGAGATCCGGGTCTGTCTGGAGCTGGACACCTCACTGCAGCTGCTCGGGGGACGGATCAGGATCGGCGCCCTGCGTTCACCGCTGCGCTCCCCCGCCCAACTGGCCGAGCTGGCACGCTCGGTGGCGCGCAGGCCCGGCTTCCGGCTGGTGGGTCTGATGGCGTACGAGGGTCATATCGCCGGGGTCGGGGATTCGGTCGCGGGACGGCCGCTGCGCTCCAGGGCGATCCGGCTGATGCAGGCCGCGGGCCGCAAGGAGCTGGCCGCCCGGCGGGCCGAGGTCGTGCGGGCGGTGCGGGCGGTGGCGCCGGACCTGGAGTTCGTGAACGGCGGCGGCACCGGCAGTGTGCAGCACACCGCGGCGGAGCGCGCGGTGACCGAGATCGCGGCGGGATCGGGGCTCTACGTACCGCGGCTGTTCGACAACTACACGTCGTTCACGGCGCGCCCGGCGGCACTGTTCGCCCAGCCGGTGGTGCGTCGGCCGGGTGTGGGTGTGGTGACGGTCCTCGGTGGCGGCTATCCGGCGTCCGGGCCCGCGGGTGCGGACCGGCTGCCCGTCCCGTATCTGCCGGAGGGACTGCGCTACGACCCGCAGGAGGGGCCGGGCGAGGTGCAGACCCCGCTGCTCGGCGCCCCGGCCGACGATCTGCTGATCGGCGACAAGGTGTGGTTCCGGCACGCGAAGGCCGGTGAACTGTGCGAACGCTTCGACGAGTTGCAGCTGATCGAGGGTGACCGGGTGACAGCGGCCGTGCCGACGTACCGCGGCGAGGGCCGTACGTTCCTCTGA
- the mycP gene encoding type VII secretion-associated serine protease mycosin encodes MSRRTRRHRRALGAVCAATAFVLLPAAPARADAIRDQQWGLQALHTDQAWRTTKGRGITVAVVDTGVDGSLPDLAGQVLPGKDMIGFGAGRGDRSWARHGTAMAGIIAGHGHGAGSGDGVLGIAPEARILPVRVILEASDPARAKARESRGTALADGIRWAADHGADVINLSLGDDSESAHPDSGEDAAIQYALKKGAVVVASSGNGGEKGDHISYPAAYPGVIAVAAVDRYGTHAAFSTRRWYATVSAPGVDIVVAAPDHQYYVEWGTSAACAFVSGAVALVRAAHPGLTPAQIKQLLADTARSAPASGRDDAHGYGIVDPAAAIKAGAELRPAGLRADSAEAGYRKRYFGPGPSPEHHDSSPAGWLAPAAGGLGAVLLALAVVLWRGRGNRPATVRR; translated from the coding sequence ATGAGCCGCCGCACCCGCCGCCACCGCCGCGCCCTGGGTGCGGTCTGCGCCGCCACCGCGTTCGTGCTCCTGCCCGCGGCGCCGGCCAGGGCCGATGCCATCCGGGACCAGCAGTGGGGCCTTCAGGCGCTCCACACCGATCAGGCGTGGCGGACCACCAAGGGCAGGGGGATCACCGTCGCCGTCGTCGACACCGGGGTCGACGGCAGCCTCCCCGACCTGGCTGGCCAGGTGCTGCCCGGCAAGGACATGATCGGCTTCGGTGCCGGCCGCGGCGATCGGTCCTGGGCCCGGCACGGCACCGCGATGGCTGGGATCATCGCAGGTCACGGCCATGGTGCAGGAAGCGGCGACGGAGTGCTGGGCATCGCGCCCGAGGCGAGGATCCTCCCGGTCCGGGTGATCCTCGAAGCCTCCGATCCGGCCCGTGCCAAGGCCCGGGAGTCGCGCGGTACGGCCCTCGCCGACGGCATCCGCTGGGCCGCCGACCACGGCGCCGACGTCATCAACCTCTCGCTCGGCGACGACAGCGAGTCGGCGCACCCCGATTCGGGCGAGGACGCCGCCATTCAGTACGCGCTGAAGAAGGGGGCCGTCGTCGTCGCCTCGTCGGGCAACGGAGGCGAGAAGGGCGACCACATCTCGTACCCCGCCGCGTACCCCGGCGTGATCGCGGTCGCCGCCGTCGACCGGTACGGCACACATGCCGCGTTCTCCACCCGACGCTGGTACGCCACCGTCAGCGCCCCCGGAGTCGACATAGTCGTCGCCGCCCCCGACCATCAGTACTACGTGGAGTGGGGCACCTCCGCCGCCTGCGCGTTCGTCTCGGGCGCGGTCGCGCTGGTCCGTGCCGCACATCCAGGACTGACGCCCGCCCAGATCAAGCAACTGCTCGCGGACACGGCCCGCAGCGCCCCGGCGTCCGGCCGTGACGACGCCCACGGGTACGGCATCGTCGACCCCGCCGCGGCGATCAAGGCCGGAGCCGAGCTCCGTCCCGCCGGCCTGCGTGCCGATTCCGCCGAGGCCGGATACCGAAAGCGGTACTTCGGCCCCGGCCCCAGCCCCGAGCACCATGACAGCAGCCCCGCAGGCTGGCTCGCCCCCGCCGCGGGCGGCCTCGGAGCGGTCCTGCTGGCTCTGGCCGTGGTGCTGTGGCGCGGCAGGGGCAACAGGCCGGCCACCGTACGGCGCTGA
- a CDS encoding serine hydrolase, producing the protein MSRNRFRGSALSASVTAVLLLAASAAGGIYLAGRSSDHAPRATASVSSVPAAGSTPVPATTSEEPTVDLDAALAAAVEPLLTDVGDAEVSVAVLDTGIGARAVYGDGAYDTASIVKVDILAALLLRAQDEKRALTDGEHGHARAMIERSDNASATALLRAIGGAKALDAANERLGLTGTTAAHAWGLTQTTAADQLILLKAVFGTESELSEGSRTYLQRLMGQVEADQQWGVSAAGSSWALKNGWMPRTTTGLWDINSIGRVSADGRTYLVAVLSGGQRTKETGIALVESVAKAAVGVLDAAR; encoded by the coding sequence ATGTCCCGAAACAGATTCCGCGGCTCCGCCCTGTCCGCATCCGTGACGGCCGTGCTCCTGCTGGCGGCTTCGGCCGCGGGTGGCATCTATCTGGCCGGCCGGTCGTCGGATCACGCTCCCCGCGCCACGGCGTCCGTATCGTCCGTACCGGCCGCCGGGAGCACTCCGGTCCCGGCAACGACGAGTGAGGAGCCGACGGTGGATCTCGACGCGGCGCTGGCCGCGGCGGTGGAGCCGCTGCTGACCGACGTAGGTGACGCGGAGGTGTCCGTCGCGGTGCTGGACACCGGGATCGGGGCGCGGGCGGTCTACGGGGACGGGGCGTACGACACCGCCAGCATCGTCAAGGTCGACATACTCGCGGCGCTGCTGCTCAGGGCCCAGGACGAGAAGCGCGCGCTCACCGACGGCGAGCACGGCCACGCGAGGGCCATGATCGAGCGGAGCGACAATGCCTCCGCCACCGCGCTGCTGCGGGCGATCGGCGGGGCAAAAGCACTCGACGCGGCCAATGAACGCCTGGGCCTGACCGGGACGACGGCGGCGCACGCGTGGGGGCTGACCCAGACCACGGCGGCAGATCAACTGATTTTGCTGAAAGCGGTGTTCGGTACGGAATCGGAGCTGAGCGAGGGTTCCCGTACTTATCTGCAGCGGCTGATGGGGCAGGTCGAGGCCGACCAGCAGTGGGGGGTGTCGGCGGCGGGCAGCAGTTGGGCGCTGAAGAACGGCTGGATGCCCCGGACGACGACCGGGCTGTGGGACATCAACAGCATCGGGCGGGTGAGTGCGGACGGCCGCACCTATCTGGTGGCGGTGCTCTCGGGCGGGCAGCGGACGAAGGAGACGGGGATCGCGCTCGTGGAGTCGGTGGCGAAGGCGGCGGTGGGCGTGCTCGACGCCGCCCGGTGA
- a CDS encoding SseB family protein, giving the protein MALKNIPDPGYSDDDGTASPALTAALAAWAEDRKAIGPVLEALKGARLLVPVVAVLGEVEEDEKGLRREKTSDMAVPTLQAGDRRALPAFTSTASLARWDPQARPVAVPLHQALQAAAHEKADTVVLDLAGPVAFELTGSALLALAEGRTSADPLDDPAVTAAVRDAVAAEPAVLRAHLGPGRADGTLALVLAPDADPADAARRVAELLAADDVLRARLVRGLDLALLPADATTPGEALFTR; this is encoded by the coding sequence GTGGCGCTGAAGAACATTCCGGACCCCGGTTACTCCGACGACGACGGCACGGCCTCCCCGGCCCTGACCGCGGCACTCGCCGCCTGGGCCGAGGACAGGAAGGCCATCGGCCCGGTACTCGAAGCTCTCAAGGGTGCCCGTCTCCTGGTCCCTGTCGTCGCCGTCCTGGGGGAGGTGGAGGAGGACGAGAAGGGGCTGCGTCGCGAGAAGACCAGTGACATGGCCGTCCCCACCCTTCAGGCGGGGGACCGTCGCGCCCTGCCCGCCTTCACCTCGACCGCCTCGCTGGCCCGCTGGGATCCGCAGGCCCGCCCCGTCGCCGTCCCCCTGCATCAGGCGCTTCAGGCCGCCGCGCACGAGAAGGCGGACACGGTCGTCCTCGATCTCGCCGGCCCGGTCGCATTCGAGCTGACCGGCTCCGCACTGCTCGCCCTCGCCGAGGGCCGCACCAGCGCCGATCCGCTGGACGACCCCGCGGTCACCGCGGCGGTACGGGACGCGGTCGCCGCCGAGCCCGCGGTGCTCCGCGCCCACCTCGGCCCCGGCCGGGCAGACGGCACCCTGGCCCTCGTCCTCGCACCCGATGCCGACCCCGCCGACGCGGCCCGCCGGGTCGCGGAACTGCTGGCGGCCGACGACGTCCTGCGCGCCCGCCTGGTGCGCGGCCTGGACCTGGCGCTGCTCCCGGCCGATGCGACCACGCCCGGTGAGGCCCTGTTCACGCGCTGA
- a CDS encoding DUF1844 domain-containing protein, with protein sequence MSDATPTTDSPGFDDMARDIAEVPAVEVIVTVAVNLMSAAAVKLGLTEEGDEHKDLDEARKLVHALAGLLDASTTEISSFHAAPLRDGLKSLQLAFREASLVPDEPGQGPGEKYTGPVFG encoded by the coding sequence ATGAGTGACGCGACCCCCACCACCGATTCCCCCGGCTTCGACGACATGGCCCGCGACATCGCGGAGGTGCCCGCGGTCGAGGTGATCGTGACGGTCGCGGTCAATCTGATGAGTGCCGCCGCCGTGAAGCTCGGGCTGACCGAGGAAGGCGACGAGCACAAGGACCTCGACGAGGCCCGCAAGCTGGTGCATGCGCTGGCCGGCCTGCTGGACGCCAGCACCACCGAGATCAGCTCCTTCCACGCGGCTCCGCTGCGTGACGGCCTGAAGTCCCTGCAGCTGGCGTTCCGCGAGGCATCGCTCGTACCGGACGAGCCCGGCCAGGGCCCCGGCGAGAAGTACACCGGTCCCGTCTTCGGCTGA